A window of Leptolyngbya sp. FACHB-261 genomic DNA:
TAGCCTACGAATTTGCCAGTATCTAGCACTCTTTGAGATTGTGAAACCAAGCTCTAAAGTCAAGCTCTAAAGTCTAGACAGAGCCAACTAGAATTCAGGGTCTTCAGGATTGATCATGAAGTTTGCAATTCTAAAGTACGCGCTTCCAAAGCAATTGCAAATACATACTGAAAGACATCTAAAATTGTGAGCTGGTTGCTACACTACGCTTGATTCCAGCGTTACCTACTGCCAATCGACATGAAAGCAATCCGGGTGCGAGAGTTTGGCGGACCAGAGGTTCTGCAATTAGAAGACGTTCCCGATCTGCAACCGGGTCCAGGTCAAGTTGTTGTGCGAGTTCATGCCATTGGGGTCAACCCGGTTGATACCTACATTCGTTCTGGTATTAACTACAGCACCAAGCTTCCTTACACGCCTGGTACAGATGCAGCAGGTGTGATCGAAGCGGTAGGTGCAGTGAGCCGCCTGAGTACGGGCGACCGAGTTTACACAGCCAAAACTCTCAGCGGCGCTTATGCAGAACTCACTCTCTGCGACCAAGCTCAGGTCCACCGATTACCCAGTCAGCTTTCCTTCGCCCAGGGGGCAGCCATCAATGTCCCTTACGCCACTGCTTATCGGGCTCTGTTTCAACGCGCCAAAGCTGTTCCAGGCGAGGTGGTGTTGGTGCATGGAGCTAGTGGTGGCGTTGGCATTGCAGCGGTACAGCTTGCCCGCGCTGCGGGTCTCACCGTTATTGGCACAGGTGGCAGTGAGCAGGGACGGCGATTAGTGACCGAGCAGGGAGCCCAACAGGTCTTGGATCACCACGACCCAACCTACCTGGAGCAGGTGTTGGCCTTGACGGAGCAGCGGGGCGTAGATGTCATTCTGGAAATGCTGGCCAATGTCAACCTGGACAAGGACTTGGGATTGCTGGCTCCCGGCGGCAGGGTTGTGGTGATTGGCAACCGAGGTCGCATCGAAATCGACCCAAGAGCAGCCATGAGTCGCGATGCCAGCATCTTGGGCATGAGCTTGTTCAATGCATCTGAGCGGGAGTTTGCCAGTCTCTATGCCGCTCTAGCAGTTGGCTTAGAAAACGGTACGCTGCGCCCGATTGTTAGACAAGAAATTCCTTTGGCAGAAGCGCCTCGCGCCCATCAAGCGGTCCTAGAAGCTGGCGCATACGGCAAGATAGTTTTGATTCCCTAAACTAGGCCAGTTACTAAGTAATGCGGTTGGACAAAACTTAAGTTGAGTGAATTTGTGCAGTACGCAGTTGCCGTTGATTTCCTCAAACAAGCTGACCCAATTTTGGGACAGGTGATTGAACAAGTTGGACCTTGCCAGTTGGTTCATGAATCTGATCAGGAGCATGATTTGCTAGCCTCATTGGCCCGCTCGATTCTCTATCAGCAACTCTCTGGCAAAGCGGCAGCAGCGATCCATCGTCGCTTTTTGCTGCTGTATCCTAACCAGCCTTTTCCTTCGGCAACTGATCTGTTGAATACTCCAGACGAGGATCTACGCACTGCTGGCGTTTCTCGGCCTAAAATTCGCTATTTGAAAGATCTGGCCGAGAAGATTTTGGCAGGCCTGCCCACGCTCGCCGAATTAGAAACTTTGGATGACGAGGCAATCATTCAAACCCTGACGCAGGTTAAGGGAATTGGCCGTTGGACGGTACAAATGATGTTGATCTTTCGGCTACACCGGCCTGATGTATTGCCGGTTGATGATCTTGGGGTGCGGTCTGGAATTCGCAAGCTATACGGCTTGCCAGAATTGCCAGACCGCAAAACCGTAGAACGGCTTGGGCAGCGCTGGCAACCCTATCGCAGCATCGCTTCCTGGTATGTGTGGCGAAGCCTAGAGCTAACCCCTCAAAGCGCTTCTTGAAGGGCTAGCTCTGCTTCATGGTTAAGCCTTTGGTCGGAAGAGCTGGGGGATCGGTCCAGCCCCTACCGTTGGTTTGAGCCTAAGGCTTAGAGGGTTCTAGGAGGGCACTAGAACTGTAGGCCAACACCGGTTTGCAGACTCGCTGCGGTACCACCACTCTCGTAGGCATTAAAGGCAACTACGCCATTGCCAAACCAGACCAGGTTGCGGTTGAGGCTGACTTCCACACCGGGTTGGAGTGCGAAAGCGGTTTGGTTGCCTAGAGGCGAGGAGCGGTCAGAATCGCCCGTCACCACAGAAGCACCTGCGCCCAGGTAGACGTTTGTGCGTTGTCCTAGCGCTAAGTCATAGGAAACGGTGGGCACGACTACCGGGCTGCCGTTGCTGAGGAGCACGGAGGTACGTAGTGAGACAGGGGCTTGACTAAAGCGATAGCGGCCTGTGATGTTGCCACCGATGTTAGCGGCTTCGCCATTGCCACCACCACTGGTTACACCGCCTGTAAAGCCACCGCCAATGTAACTGCCAGGAGTGCTGGCGGTGGGTGCTGGCTGGGCAGAGGCAGCCTGAGTCGTTAGCGTGGTTAGACCCAAGGCGAGAACTGACAAGCAAGCAGCAAGTTTGAATGAGCGCATGATGTTCATCTCCACATTTAATTTCGTTTCTTACCCAAGAATTTGGCTCTTGCAAGTCTCGGGAATTTTCTATCTCTATATCTCTAAGTCGTTAGCTTCCCCCGTAAGTTCCCGTTATTGAATATTTTTTCAGAAATTCAGAGAACTTGTTTGACAGGCGAATCAGGTATACCTTTCTGTTACTTTCGGCAGAAAGAAAACCGTAGCCTTAGAACACAGAGCTAAGGCTTAGGGAGTAGAGATAGCGAGCAGAAATCTTTGATCTGCTACTTCTTGAATGTAGCGACTTAATTTCGGAGGTTAGCATCAAGTAAGGACAGTTCCAAGACTGACCATTGGCGCAGACAGCATCAAAAAGCGCGGCACACAATCACTCCTCTGAAACAGCCTTTAACAAAAAACGCCTTCCCTAAACCTCTATACGAAAGAGAGGAGAAAGGGAAGGCGAGTTGAGGGGCAGTTAACTCTAAGGAGGGGCCGAAGAGGGACAGTTAAGCGCTGACTGCCTGATCGTAATCGGCTAAGCGCTGGGACAGGTAGCCCAGACCTCGGGCAGTGATGATGAACTCTGGGTTCTTGGGATTCTCCTCGATCTTGGCGCGCAGGCGGGAGACATGCACATCGACAACCCTGGTATCTGCCTGACACCTGGGCGTGTAACCCCAGACTTCGTGCAGGATGTCAGCGCGCGAAACAGGTTTGCCCGCACGACTGAGCAACAGCTCTAACAATCCGAACTCCATGTCCGTCAAGCGGATACGCTCATCTCCTCTGTGAACCTGCCGCTTGTCGTTATCAATGCGCAGTTTGCCGACCTGAATTACGCCTGAACCCAGCAGACTGGTGGAATTGTCCCGTTTAACACGGCGCAGGATACAGCCGATGCGGGCCTCGAGCTCTTTAGGCGAAAAGGGCTTGGCAATATAGTCGTCAGCCCCCAACTCCAACCCCATAATGCGGTCGGCTATGCTGCCCAAAGCCGTGAGCATAATGATGGGAATGTCGGATTCCTTGCGCAATTCGCGACAAACGCCATAACCGTCCAGCCCAGGCATCATGACATCGAGAACAACCAGATCAGGAGATTCACGACGGAAGCTGGTTAAAGCTTCTTGGCCATCAGCGGCAGTGGCGACAGTGTAACCTGCCATCGAAAGACGTACTTTTAAGATGTGACGAATGTTGTCTTCGTCATCGACGACTAATATCTTTCTCTTGAGATTCTCCAAGTTTCCCCGCACTCCTTGCTGAATCTTAGAAAGTGCTCCAGGGTAAGCTCTTGATGAGCTTACCTACAGACTTAAAATTAGAGAAGTTGATCAACAATTAATAATTGTTATCAAAATGATAACATACGTTTTCAAAGAAACAAGTCAAAGCTGAAGAGACTTGAAAAACACCACCTACAACAACTCAGCATCCTTGTCAAGAATCACTCCTCAGGTCATTTTAGTCCCTGAAGTGACACGGAATTGAGAAGTTGAAGACGGGCCAAGGAGATAGCCTGGCAAGCTCCTGAGGCGGGCTGGTACTGCTCCACGAGCCTGGCTTTGTGCCAACCTACAGCCCTCACCCTCCATCGAGCTGCTAACTCATCTCTCAAGTTCCATGAGCCATCACTTCGAGCTCTATTAATTTTGCTCTCGCATTTTATGGATCTTGCTCAATGAACGTTATTATCCTTACCGACTTGTTATCAAGCTGATGACGATGGCATGGCAAACCCGTTTATTGGAGTGCGAATTCCTCCAGAACTTCATCAAGCTATTATTGAACGCATGCAAGCAACTGGGCAGTCACGCTCCGAAATTGTGATTGCTGCGTTGGAAAAGTATCTAGAAATTCATCCTTGTCCCGACCGATTAACCTTGATCGAGAAGCGCCTCTCTGACTTAGAAGAAATCACAAAACAGGTGAAGTAAAAACAACAAATGCAATGGAGAATAGGGGATTCGAACCCCTGACCTCTGCGGTGCGATCGCAGCGCTCTACCAACTGAGCTAACTCCCCGAATTATTATTTAAGTTATCACGATTTATTTCCCTGGCTCAAGTCTCCTGAGAAAGCAGGGATTCAAACCGAGCATTCTCGGCGCTTTCTCTTAAGCTTTGTTAAAAAGCTTCTAACTTCTATGCCTCCAAAGTCTGAATCCCCAGCGAACCCCGTGCCAACTCCCCACAATGGCTACCACTGGAACCACCAGCCAGGCCGGTTTTTTGAGGGTTGGTACTACCGCGTGACTCTCCCTTCAACAGCCACTGAGGTAGGGCCAACTTTTGCCTTCATGTACTCAATTGAGGATCCTATTGGCAACAGCCCACACAGCGGCGGCGCTGCCCAGATTTTGGGGCCTGAAGATGTCTATCTCTGGCGCACCTTTCCCGGTTTGACGCGTTTCTGGGCTACGGAACATAGTCTGGGATTAGGGCATTGGGGAAGCAAGGTAGTGGGCACGCCTCGCTTGCTAGACCCCGAAGTGTTCGAGCAACAGGTGAGCGAGGGTTATCAGGCAACCGACACTCTGCATCAAGGTATCCTCCGCGATCCAGGCACTGGCGAGGTAACCCGCTGGTGCTACCGCATTCAGCCGGTATATGGCTGGGGCAATGCCGATCAACCTAGTCAGGCGACCATGGGCTGGCTCTCGTACTTGCCTGTGTTCGAACCGGGCTGGCAAGTATTGATGGCCCACGGCTGGGCCGAAGGCTGGATCGAATGGCGGGGTCAGCGCTACGAGTTCCGTCAGGCTCCGGCCTACGGCGAGAAAAACTGGGGTGGAGCTTTCCCGCAAAAATGGTTCTGGCTCAATTGCAACGGCTTCACGGCTGAGCCCAACTTGGCTCTGACTTCGGGTGGCGGCTTGCGCGGCTTTGGCATCCCACCTGTACAGGTCCTTGAATCAGTAGCGATGGTGGGCATTCACTACGAAGGCAAGTTCTACAGCTTCATGCCAGGAGACCGAGTGGTCTGCGACATCCAACCCTGGGGTCACTGGCAGGTGACTGCCGAGAACCGGTTTCACCGAGTACGCTTAATCGGCTCGAGCCAGAGGCCAGGGACAGCGCTACGGGCTCCCACCGAGCGAGGCTTAGTCTTTTGTTGCCGAGACACGATGTACGGTCAGGTCGAGATCCTGCTGGAAGCGCGTTCAGGGCTGGGTTGGCAGACGGTGGTGCAGGCCCGAAGCGATCAGGGTGGGTTGGAGACCGGCGGTGGCCCCTGGGACGGTCCCTGGCATTTCGAATGTTGAAGCGATGGCTGGCAAGGGCTGTACACTCTGGAACTGGGTAGAGGAGAGGGCATGGCACAGACACTAATTTCAGGGCGTTGGCAGAGGAGTGAACCAGTGCCATTGACGCGCAGTGGTTATTTCTGGGCAGCTTTGGCCTTGCAATTGGCCTTTGGGGTGCGCATGGTTTGGGTTTTGCTGAGCCAGCCCTACACGGCCATTGATGATGCGCGGGAGCATATTTTTTGGATGCGCCGCTTTCTGGAACCAGAGCGCTTTCCTCACGACCTGATTGCCGATTACTACGCCAGCCAAGCCACGCCTGGTTTTTTAGCTATCTACCGTTGGCTCAGCCCGCTCATCAATCCACTGACCTGGAACAAGATTCTGCCGACGCTGCTGGCCCTGGCAGCGGTAGTAGGGATGTTCACGCTGGCAGAGCAACTCTTCAAAAGCCGTCCAGTGGCCTTTGCGGCCTCGGCCCTGTTCACACTGCAGATGAGCTATACCGACGATGTCTTTGCTGGGGTAGCCCGTTCGTTTTTCTATCCGCTGTTTTTGTGGTTTCTGTGGGCCTTGCTCAAAGCCAAAAGCCGACAAGTATTCCTAAGCGTGCTGCTGCAAGCCCTGTTCTATCCCACAGCGGCTCTGCTGTCTTTGGGCGTTTTGGGTCTGGAGAGGCTTCCCGGCCTCAGTCTCAGCATGTCTGGATCCAGCACCGCTAACAACAAGAGCTGGCGCGTTTTAGGCTTGTGCTTGGTAGCAGTTGGGGGCATCTTGTTGCCGGAGGTCTTGGGCAGCAGCCCCTTTGGTCCGGCGATTACCAAAGCCGCTGCTATGCAGAGTCCCGCCTTTGGGCCAGGGG
This region includes:
- a CDS encoding DNA-3-methyladenine glycosylase, with protein sequence MQYAVAVDFLKQADPILGQVIEQVGPCQLVHESDQEHDLLASLARSILYQQLSGKAAAAIHRRFLLLYPNQPFPSATDLLNTPDEDLRTAGVSRPKIRYLKDLAEKILAGLPTLAELETLDDEAIIQTLTQVKGIGRWTVQMMLIFRLHRPDVLPVDDLGVRSGIRKLYGLPELPDRKTVERLGQRWQPYRSIASWYVWRSLELTPQSAS
- the rpaB gene encoding response regulator transcription factor RpaB is translated as MENLKRKILVVDDEDNIRHILKVRLSMAGYTVATAADGQEALTSFRRESPDLVVLDVMMPGLDGYGVCRELRKESDIPIIMLTALGSIADRIMGLELGADDYIAKPFSPKELEARIGCILRRVKRDNSTSLLGSGVIQVGKLRIDNDKRQVHRGDERIRLTDMEFGLLELLLSRAGKPVSRADILHEVWGYTPRCQADTRVVDVHVSRLRAKIEENPKNPEFIITARGLGYLSQRLADYDQAVSA
- a CDS encoding outer membrane beta-barrel protein: MRSFKLAACLSVLALGLTTLTTQAASAQPAPTASTPGSYIGGGFTGGVTSGGGNGEAANIGGNITGRYRFSQAPVSLRTSVLLSNGSPVVVPTVSYDLALGQRTNVYLGAGASVVTGDSDRSSPLGNQTAFALQPGVEVSLNRNLVWFGNGVVAFNAYESGGTAASLQTGVGLQF
- a CDS encoding NADPH:quinone reductase, which translates into the protein MKAIRVREFGGPEVLQLEDVPDLQPGPGQVVVRVHAIGVNPVDTYIRSGINYSTKLPYTPGTDAAGVIEAVGAVSRLSTGDRVYTAKTLSGAYAELTLCDQAQVHRLPSQLSFAQGAAINVPYATAYRALFQRAKAVPGEVVLVHGASGGVGIAAVQLARAAGLTVIGTGGSEQGRRLVTEQGAQQVLDHHDPTYLEQVLALTEQRGVDVILEMLANVNLDKDLGLLAPGGRVVVIGNRGRIEIDPRAAMSRDASILGMSLFNASEREFASLYAALAVGLENGTLRPIVRQEIPLAEAPRAHQAVLEAGAYGKIVLIP
- a CDS encoding YlcI/YnfO family protein translates to MANPFIGVRIPPELHQAIIERMQATGQSRSEIVIAALEKYLEIHPCPDRLTLIEKRLSDLEEITKQVK
- a CDS encoding tocopherol cyclase family protein, which encodes MPPKSESPANPVPTPHNGYHWNHQPGRFFEGWYYRVTLPSTATEVGPTFAFMYSIEDPIGNSPHSGGAAQILGPEDVYLWRTFPGLTRFWATEHSLGLGHWGSKVVGTPRLLDPEVFEQQVSEGYQATDTLHQGILRDPGTGEVTRWCYRIQPVYGWGNADQPSQATMGWLSYLPVFEPGWQVLMAHGWAEGWIEWRGQRYEFRQAPAYGEKNWGGAFPQKWFWLNCNGFTAEPNLALTSGGGLRGFGIPPVQVLESVAMVGIHYEGKFYSFMPGDRVVCDIQPWGHWQVTAENRFHRVRLIGSSQRPGTALRAPTERGLVFCCRDTMYGQVEILLEARSGLGWQTVVQARSDQGGLETGGGPWDGPWHFEC